A region of the Sodalis ligni genome:
ATATTATCTTTCTGTTATGGGTAATAACCATTTAATCTATAATATGCAGCCGGTAAGCAGCTCTTATTTATGCAGGCAAATAACCAGCATGTTTTAATACGTAAATTGCATTACGTTAGATAAAATACAGCTATGATTGGCCTTCTCGTGCGTCAAGCATGTTGCCATTGCCATTGCCATTGCCATTGCCATTGCCATTGCCATTGCCATTGCCATTGCCATTGCCATTGCCATTGCCATTGCCATTGCCATTGCCATTGCCATTGCCATTGCCATTGCCATTGCCATTGCCTATGGCAGATTGGCTGTAATAAAACGCCGGAATATTTTTATATTGCCGATACTTATTTCTCAAAGGGTTCTCCCAGTGTCAGCATTAAACGATTGGCCCAGGCGAAAAAGGCGGTGGCTTGTACCAGATCCAGCAATTCCAGATCGCCTAACCCCAACTCCCGCAGCCGGGCGATATGCTCCGGCGCGGCCACGGCGGGGGTGGCGGACAACGCCGCGGCAAAATCGATTTCCGCCTGCCAGCGGGGGGATTGGCCGGCGCTCAATTTGCCCCCTGGCGGCGTGTCCAGCAGGCGCTGGATGTCATCCGGCTGTTTGGATAATTGGGCGGCTTTGCGGGCATGCACCGAGGCGCAGTATATGCAGCCGTTGACTTTGCTGGCCACCGCCGCCGCCAGTTCCCGTTCCAGGCGCGCCAGGCCGCCGGCGGTATAGAAGATGCCTTTATCGGTGAGGGTGCGTTGCTCCAGGACCGGCAGATTGCGGCCGAGCAGGCGGAAATAATCGGAATCGGCATGGCCATTGTGTTCAAGGGTCGCCTGTTGCTGCAAGGTGAATTCCTTCAGCGGCTTGGCGGCCAGCCACGGCTCCCAGCCCAGCTCCCGTTGGGTAAATGCATGGGGCGCGGGACGGCCGCCGTGGGTGGCGCCGACGGTACGCCAGGCGGCGGCGCCCACCGGCAGAGGCAGGGGGTTGTCCACGGGCTGTCCGGCTATCAAACGATAACCCCTCAGCAGTCGGCTCTGGAAGCTGACATAGGCCACCAACTGGGACAAGGTGACAATGGCATCCGGCCCCCAGCCCGCCCGGCGCAGCTCTTCCAGATGCGCCGGCGTGGCGGCGGAGGGATGGCGGCTGAGCCGTTCGGCGTGATGTAACGCGCTTTGCAGCCGGGAGCCGCCGGTACCCGGATCGGGATTGGACAGACGACCGGCATAATGTGCGGTCAAACGGCTGTCTTCATGCCACTCAGCTACCTGGCGCGCTACCGCCAGCCGATCCGGCAAGCTAAAATCTATGCCGTCGTCGGCGAACAGTGCCAGATAGCTGCCCTGAATATGTTGGGTCGCCGCATCGCGGGTAATGCGCGCCGCCGCCAGCGGCGAGTCCGGCGCAATGTTTGCCAGCCGATCGAGCAGATCCGCCGCCGTTAGGGTATGTGTCATCTGATGTCCTCAGGTAAAGGGTCGGTGCGGGGCGGCGTCAACTCCGTCGCGGGGCGTTGTCGTATCCATCCCAATGCGGGCGCCACCTGCCGGGCAATCAGTTCAATGGATCGCAGGATATAAGAATGGGGCGGATCGATGGAGTGCACCTGGAACGCCAGGTCTGTGACCCGCGCCAAGGCGCTGTCCCGTTGCAGGGAGGCCAGTACCTGTTCGGCGCTGCCGAGATGGACGTCAAACGCGGCGATAAAATCATCAAGCCGGTCGCCGGCAAGGGGTTGTCCGTTGGCGCGGGCATTTTCCGCCTGGCGGCGCAGTCCCGCTTCCGCCAGCTGCCGGGCCTGTTGGGGATTGTCGGTGACAAAGGCGGTGCGTGACCCGAGAATGCGCGGCGTCGCCCCGGCAGGCAGGGCATCAAGGTAGGCATCGATAATGGGATTCTGGATTTCGTCCAGGGGTAAATCGAGGCTATCGGCGGGACGCGGCTGGGTGCGGGATAACATCAGCCCGTCGCCGGCGGTTCCGGCGCGGGCGGCGCCGTCAACGGAGAAAGTGGCCTGCCATACCCGGCGGGCCAACTGCGGGGCCGGAGGATAGAGGCGGTTGCTGCCGTCGCTCAAGGTCTCGTTGCGCCAGGCCGATCGCAGGATGGCAAGATTGTCGGCATAGGCGGCGGCGCGTTCGTCGCTGAGCAGGCCGAACGGCGGGAAAGAGGACGGCGTGCCGCCGGACCCGAGTCCGACTTCCAGGCGTCCCTCCGCCAGCAGGTCAAGTACCGAGGTATCTTCCGCTACCCGCAGCGCCAGCTCCATCGGCAGGGTAATGACGCCGGTACCCAGGCGGATATGCCGGGTCCGCGCCGCCACATGGGCCAGAAACACCAGCGGCGCCGGCAGGCCGCCTTCGTCTTCATGGAAGTGATGCTGGGCCACCCAGGCGGTATCAAAACCCTGCGCCTCGGCATGGATAATCTGCTCCGCCGCCAGCAGGTAGCGCTGCCGCGGAGCGGCTTTATCCAGCAGGCGGGTGAAAAAACCTAAACGTTTAGCCGTCATGCATCGGTCCTCGATTGCCGCGGCGCGGGAAGGAGGGTTCCGCCCCGGCCGGGAATGGCGTTGATTAACTCCCGGGTATAGTCCGCCCCGGGATGGTCGAATATGTCGGCTACCGGACCGCAATCCACCTGCCGGCCCTTGAACAGGACCGAAACGCTGTGTGAGATTTGCCGTACCGTGGCCAGGTCATGGGAGATAAAGACGTACGTGAGCCCCAGCTCGGTTTGCAGATGCTGCAACAGCGCCAATATCTGCCCCTGTACGGTGACGTCCAGCGCCGATGTCGCTTCATCCAGCACCAGGATCTGCGGCTGCAGCACCAGGGCCCGGGCAATGGCCACCCGCTGCCGCTGTCCGCCGGATAATTCCCGTGGCCGGCGTGCCAGCAGCGCCAAAGGAAGCGCGACGCGGTCGGCCGTCTCTTCCACCCGGCGCCGCCGTTCCGTCGGGGAGAGGGGGGCGAAGTTGCGCAAGGGCTCCTCGATTATCCTAAACAGGGTATAGGACGGATCGAGCGAGCCGAACGGGTTCTGGTAGACCAACTGGATTTTTTGACGAAACTGCCGCAGGGACTCGCCCTTAAGGCGGGTAATGTCAATGCCGTCAATCAGCACTCTACCTGCATCCGGCCGTTGAAAGCCGAGCAGAATGCGTGCCAAAGTGGTCTTGCCCGAACCGGACTCCCCCACCAGCGCATGGGTAGTGCCGCGTTCCACCACAAAGGATACCCGGTCCACCGCTCGCACTTCACCGCCCCCGCCGAGGCGGAAATTTTTAGCCGCTTCCTCCACCCGGATGATGGGCGCCGCGGCGTGCAGCCGATGCGGCTGGATGCGCGTTACGGCGGCAAGGGCCGGCGCATCGGCGAACAGTTGCCGGGTATAGGCGCTGGCCGGTGCCCGCAGCACGTCGGCGGTGTTGCCCTGTTCCTGTACCCGCCCGTGACGCAATACCAGCAGTCGGTCGGCCCGTTCGGCCGCCACCGCCAGATCGTGGGTCACCAATAATACCGCGGTGCCATACTCCCGGCGCAGTTCGTCAATAAGGTCAAGGATCCGTTTTTGCACCGTGACATCCAGGGCGCTGGTGGGTTCGTCGGCAATGATCAGCGCCGGCTGCAGCGCGACGGCAATGGCAATCAGTACCCGCTGCTTCATGCCGCCGGAAAGCTCATGGGGATACTGGCCGGCCCGTTGCGCCGGATGGGATAAGCCGACCCGGGTCAGCAGTTCGATCACTTTGGCATCCCTCTCCCGGCGGGGCAGGCGGCGGTGGATATCGAGAATTTCCGCCACCTGGCTGCCGATGGTCTTCACCGGATTAAGGGAGCTGGAAGGATCCTGCGGTATCAGGCTGATGCCCACGCCGCGCAGCGCATCGAGCCGGCGTTGCGGCCAGCGGCTGATATCGGCTCCGTTCAGACGGATAGTTCCCCGCTCCCGCCGGCCGTTTTCCGCCAACAGGCCGATAATGGCCTGGGCGGTGGTGGTTTTGCCGGACCCGGACTCTCCCACCAGCGCCAGCACCTCACCGGGATAAAGGCGAAAGGAGACGTCATGCACCACGCGCCGCTGTTCGCCGCCGCTGCGGTAGGCAATACAAAGATCCTGTAGCTCCAGCACCGGTTCACGTTGGGGAATCAACGTGTCGGATCGCGCTAATATCAGGCTCATCGATGGCTCCTGGCGAATGAATGGCTGATTCGATTGGCGGCAAGCACCACCAGCACCACCACCAGGCCGGGGAAAGTGGTCAGCCACCAGGCGGTGGAAATGTAATTCCGGCCTTCGGCAATCAATAAACCCCATTCCGGCGTCGGCGGCGGGGTGCCGTAGCCCAGGAAACTCAGGGTGGAAATGGCCAGGATGGCATTGCCGAACTGCAGGGCGGAAAACGCCGTTACCGAGGTCAGGGAGTTGGGCAGGATATGGCGCCACAGCACGGCGGCAAAGGTGCCGCCGCTGCCGTAGGCGGCTTCCACATAGTCGCTGTGCCGCACCCGCACCACTTCCGCCCGGGCGAGGCGGGCGAAGTTGGCGATGGAGGTGATGCCTACGGCGATAGCCGCATGGACGGTACCGAAGCCCAGCAGGATAATAATGCTTAGGGAGAGCAGCAGGCCGGGTATGGACAGCAGAACATCAATAAAACGCATAATCAGGCTGTCGGTGCCCCGTCCAGCCGCGCCGGCAATGACCCCAAGGGCGGTGCCGGCCGTCAGCCCGAGCGCCACCGCCACCAGCGCGCCGGAGAGAGACCAGGCCGCGCCGTAAACGATGCGGGCGTACAGATCGCGCCCCAACTGATCGGTGCCGAGCCAGTGACCGGCCGCCGGCGCCAGCCGCTGTGCGCCGGCAATGCCGTCGGTGCCGCTGTAAGGGGTGAAAAGTCCGGGGGCAAGGGCCCACAGAATCACCACTGCCATCACCAGCCAGGACAGCGCCAGGCCGGGCTGCCAGCGGAATAACCGGGGGCGGCGACGGGGTGGGGTTACAGCCTCGGGCGGCGGAGAGGCCGAAGGCGATGGCGGTGGCGTTTGGGTGTTCAGCGGCAGACTGCTCATAGGGCGGCTCCGGCGGGCATTTTCAGTCGGGGATCAAGGAGGGGATACAGCAGATCCACCAGCAGATTGATGACCACAAACGCCGTGGCGGAAATCACCACAATGGCCTGCAGCACCGCCACGTCCTGGTTGTTCACCGCCTGTTGGGTCAACTGGCCCAGGCCGCTCAGGCCGAACACCGTTTCGGTTATCAAGGCGCCGGCGATCAGCTCGCCGAACAGCAAGCCGGCGATGGTGAGCGCCGGCAGCACCGCATTGCGCGCCACATGCCGCCAGAGCACGCCGGCCCGGCTGGCGCCCTTGGCCCGAGCCACCGCGACGAACGGCAGGGTTTGGACCTCATCGATACTGCGAATCAGGATTTGCGCCAGGGGCGCGCAAATCGGCACCGCCAGGGTCAGAATGGGCAATATCAGCCCTGCCCATTCGCCGGGGTTGATAACCGGCACCCATTTGAGCCGAAATGAGAACACCTGAATCAGCACAATGCCCAGCCAGAAGGTGGGAACCGAAATAAACATGGAGGGCAGGGCATGCCATATTCCCCTCAGCCAGCGGACGGAAGTCAGTCCGGCCAGCAATGCCATGCCGCCCGCCAATATCGCCGCCAGCAGAAAACCGCACACCGCCAACCGTAGGGTAGGGGGGAGATTGGTGGTCAGTAATTGCGCCACCGGCACCCCGGTCTGTACGGAGTAACCGAAATCACCGCGGATAAAATCCACCAAGGTGTGCAGATATTGCCGCCATAGCGGCGCATCGGCGCCATAGACGGCGCGCATATCGGCGATCTGTGCCGGACTGAGGCCCATGTCCGGATTCTGGAACTTGATCAGAATAGCGTCGCCGGGCAGGACCTGCAGCAGGAAAAAAGAGAGGGTGAACGCCGCCCAGAGCACCAGCAGGGCCTGTCCCAGGCGACCGTACAGATAACGATGCATACTCTGCGCTCCTTAATGCTTATCCAGCCAGGCGCCGTAAAATGCCGGCCGGCCGACGGCCTCGAAGCTGACACCCTTAAGATAGGGTGCGCCGGCGAAGACCTGCGGCTCTTCAAATATCGGGATCACATAGGCCTGATCCAGCAAATATTTTTGCGCCTCTCCCGCCAGCGCCAGTCTTTTTTGCCCATCCACTTCGGCTGAAATCGCCACCAGCAGAGAATTAAGCTTATCGTCGCTGAAGTTTTGCACCTTGCTGCTCAGGCCGCCTTTTTGCAGCAGCGCGTCGCGATTGGTGGGATAAAACTGGCTTTTAATCACATCCGGATCGGCCCGTCCCACTTCCACCACGTTTGCCGGCGTTTTAAGCGGGTCCAGGCTGTCGGCGGTTTTGCTGCCGGCATCGCCGGCCAGGATGTTCAGTCGCGCTCCCACTTTGCTCCACTGCTGGGAAACCAGCTGCAGCACCTCTTTATTCTGCGGCTGCGGCGGCGATTCATACACCGACAGCACCAGCGAATGACCCTCTTTTTGGCGTATACCGTCCGTACCCGGCTTCCAGCCCGCCTGATCCAGCAACTGCGCGGCCAGTTGCGGATCGTAGGTCAATTTATCCGCCAGATTGATATACCCCGCCGCCGGCGCGGCGATCACCGAGGTCGCCCGCGGATAGTGCGGCGAAAACAGCGTATTGACGATTTGACCGGCATCGGTGGCGTGCAGCAGCGCCTGGCGCACCCGCACATCCGCTACCAGCGGATTTTCCGGCCTGAATGAGATGCCGTCGTTGACGCCGCGGGTCGGCGCGGCATAGATGATAAAATGTTGCCCCTCGGCCTGTTTTTCATCATAGGCCTGCACCTGGCGGATAAAGTCGGCCTGGCCCGCCAGCAGCGCCCCTATGCGCACACTGTCTTCCGGCGTGATAATGAACTTGATGCCGTCAAGGTTCGCCCGGCCCTGCTGCGCCAGCGTTTTCGGCCCCCAGCGATAATCGTCCCGAACCCGCAAATCTACCTCCCGGCCCAGGGTTTCATTGCTCACCACAAAGGGGCCTGAGCCGATGATATGCCGGGCATCACCCAGCGCATCGAAATTCTGCGCCAGGGTGGCCGGCGAGACTAAGCCTGAGCCGATGGTAGAGGTACCTTGCAAAAATCCCGGCGATGATTTCTTAAAATAGAATTTAACGGTCAGCGGGTCGATCACTTCGCTGTGATCGTAATTATTGATGACTTCGGATACCGGCAGATGCAGCTGTTTATTCCCCAGGCCGAAGGTATCGAAATTCTTCGCCACGGCGGCGGCGTCCAGGGGTTTCCCGTCGGAGAACGTCACGCCGGGGCGGATTTTGAACGTGTATTGGGTTTTATCGTCGTTGCTGGTCCAGGATTCGGCAATCCAGGGCTCGATGGCCAGGGTCTTGGGGTTTTGATAGGTCAATTTATCGGTAATCTGGTTGAGAATGCCGCCGTTTGGGTAAAATCCCCCCGCCGGCGGATAGAGATTGGTATGCGCCTGCTGCTCAAGATAAATCAGGGTGCCGCCTTTACCGGCGCGTTTTCCACGGCCAGGGCGTTTAATGAGCTCATCCCCAGGGCTAACGCCATCCCCGTGCCAGGCCGCGACCGACAGCGCTCAAACGGAATATACTCTGCATAATGACTTCCTTTAAGTAGTGACGGTCAAATGTAGTGCCTGCTTAAATATGATCAAAGTCAATATCCGGCAAATAAAGGTCCGGCAAAAGAATTTATTTCAATATTCAAAATTGAAAACGCATAAGAAGAATTAACTATAACTAATACGATATCGTTTCTTCAGCCCGCTTACGGCTTATCCTATTATCCCGAGGATTATTAGCCCGCTAAATAGTGAATAAGAAATAATCAAAATAATTAATCGGCATAATGTGGTTTATTCAGCGGCGGAAAAAAGGATCGACGGGTTATGATCGTTCTGACGAACGTTTCTAAGGTATTCAAAGATAATAATGAGCCCATCGTCGCCGTCGATAATGTCAGCCTGCGGGTAGAGCGAGGCCAGATCTACGGCATTATCGGCTATAGCGGGGCGGGGAAAAGCACCCTCATCCGTTTGCTGAACGGTCTGGAAAAGCCCAGCGCTGGGTCGGTCTTGGTGGCCGGGCAGGATATCGCCCGGGCCAGCGGCGAAAGCCTGCGGCAGGCGCGGTTGAAAATCAGCATGATTTTCCAGCATTTTAATTTGCTGTGGTCACGGAACGTCAGCGAAAACATCGCTTTTTCCATGCAGATAGCCGGCACGCCCAAGGCCGCCATCCGGCAGCGGGTGGCGGAACTTATCGCGCTGGTGGGCTTGCAGGGACGGGAACACGCCTACCCTTCGCAGCTCAGCGGCGGGCAAAAACAGCGTGTGGGTATCGCCCGTGCGCTGGCGAACAGCCCGGCGGTACTGTTATGCGACGAGGCCACCTCGGCGCTGGATCCGCAAACCACCGATTCCATACTCGACCTGCTGCTGGATATCAACCGCCGGCTGAATCTCACCATTGTGCTTATCACGCATGAAATGCATGTGGTGCGCAAGATTTGCGAACGGGTGGCGGTGATGGATAACGGACGCGTAGTGGAAGAAGGCGACGTCTTGAATGTCTTCACCCATCCGCAGCAGCCCATTACCCGGCAATTTGTGAAGCAGGTCAGCCAGTACCGGGAACCGCTGCCGGATTTAGCCCCGGAACTGCTGCAAAACCTGCCCGGCGTGGTATTGAAGCTGACG
Encoded here:
- a CDS encoding alkylhydroperoxidase domain protein — its product is MTHTLTAADLLDRLANIAPDSPLAAARITRDAATQHIQGSYLALFADDGIDFSLPDRLAVARQVAEWHEDSRLTAHYAGRLSNPDPGTGGSRLQSALHHAERLSRHPSAATPAHLEELRRAGWGPDAIVTLSQLVAYVSFQSRLLRGYRLIAGQPVDNPLPLPVGAAAWRTVGATHGGRPAPHAFTQRELGWEPWLAAKPLKEFTLQQQATLEHNGHADSDYFRLLGRNLPVLEQRTLTDKGIFYTAGGLARLERELAAAVASKVNGCIYCASVHARKAAQLSKQPDDIQRLLDTPPGGKLSAGQSPRWQAEIDFAAALSATPAVAAPEHIARLRELGLGDLELLDLVQATAFFAWANRLMLTLGEPFEK
- a CDS encoding putative FMN-dependent luciferase-like monooxygenase, which codes for MTAKRLGFFTRLLDKAAPRQRYLLAAEQIIHAEAQGFDTAWVAQHHFHEDEGGLPAPLVFLAHVAARTRHIRLGTGVITLPMELALRVAEDTSVLDLLAEGRLEVGLGSGGTPSSFPPFGLLSDERAAAYADNLAILRSAWRNETLSDGSNRLYPPAPQLARRVWQATFSVDGAARAGTAGDGLMLSRTQPRPADSLDLPLDEIQNPIIDAYLDALPAGATPRILGSRTAFVTDNPQQARQLAEAGLRRQAENARANGQPLAGDRLDDFIAAFDVHLGSAEQVLASLQRDSALARVTDLAFQVHSIDPPHSYILRSIELIARQVAPALGWIRQRPATELTPPRTDPLPEDIR
- a CDS encoding dipeptide ABC transporter ATP-binding protein, producing the protein MSLILARSDTLIPQREPVLELQDLCIAYRSGGEQRRVVHDVSFRLYPGEVLALVGESGSGKTTTAQAIIGLLAENGRRERGTIRLNGADISRWPQRRLDALRGVGISLIPQDPSSSLNPVKTIGSQVAEILDIHRRLPRRERDAKVIELLTRVGLSHPAQRAGQYPHELSGGMKQRVLIAIAVALQPALIIADEPTSALDVTVQKRILDLIDELRREYGTAVLLVTHDLAVAAERADRLLVLRHGRVQEQGNTADVLRAPASAYTRQLFADAPALAAVTRIQPHRLHAAAPIIRVEEAAKNFRLGGGGEVRAVDRVSFVVERGTTHALVGESGSGKTTLARILLGFQRPDAGRVLIDGIDITRLKGESLRQFRQKIQLVYQNPFGSLDPSYTLFRIIEEPLRNFAPLSPTERRRRVEETADRVALPLALLARRPRELSGGQRQRVAIARALVLQPQILVLDEATSALDVTVQGQILALLQHLQTELGLTYVFISHDLATVRQISHSVSVLFKGRQVDCGPVADIFDHPGADYTRELINAIPGRGGTLLPAPRQSRTDA
- a CDS encoding ABC transporter permease; translated protein: MSSLPLNTQTPPPSPSASPPPEAVTPPRRRPRLFRWQPGLALSWLVMAVVILWALAPGLFTPYSGTDGIAGAQRLAPAAGHWLGTDQLGRDLYARIVYGAAWSLSGALVAVALGLTAGTALGVIAGAAGRGTDSLIMRFIDVLLSIPGLLLSLSIIILLGFGTVHAAIAVGITSIANFARLARAEVVRVRHSDYVEAAYGSGGTFAAVLWRHILPNSLTSVTAFSALQFGNAILAISTLSFLGYGTPPPTPEWGLLIAEGRNYISTAWWLTTFPGLVVVLVVLAANRISHSFARSHR
- a CDS encoding ABC transporter permease, giving the protein MHRYLYGRLGQALLVLWAAFTLSFFLLQVLPGDAILIKFQNPDMGLSPAQIADMRAVYGADAPLWRQYLHTLVDFIRGDFGYSVQTGVPVAQLLTTNLPPTLRLAVCGFLLAAILAGGMALLAGLTSVRWLRGIWHALPSMFISVPTFWLGIVLIQVFSFRLKWVPVINPGEWAGLILPILTLAVPICAPLAQILIRSIDEVQTLPFVAVARAKGASRAGVLWRHVARNAVLPALTIAGLLFGELIAGALITETVFGLSGLGQLTQQAVNNQDVAVLQAIVVISATAFVVINLLVDLLYPLLDPRLKMPAGAAL
- a CDS encoding TIGR04028 family ABC transporter substrate-binding protein, yielding MKRPGRGKRAGKGGTLIYLEQQAHTNLYPPAGGFYPNGGILNQITDKLTYQNPKTLAIEPWIAESWTSNDDKTQYTFKIRPGVTFSDGKPLDAAAVAKNFDTFGLGNKQLHLPVSEVINNYDHSEVIDPLTVKFYFKKSSPGFLQGTSTIGSGLVSPATLAQNFDALGDARHIIGSGPFVVSNETLGREVDLRVRDDYRWGPKTLAQQGRANLDGIKFIITPEDSVRIGALLAGQADFIRQVQAYDEKQAEGQHFIIYAAPTRGVNDGISFRPENPLVADVRVRQALLHATDAGQIVNTLFSPHYPRATSVIAAPAAGYINLADKLTYDPQLAAQLLDQAGWKPGTDGIRQKEGHSLVLSVYESPPQPQNKEVLQLVSQQWSKVGARLNILAGDAGSKTADSLDPLKTPANVVEVGRADPDVIKSQFYPTNRDALLQKGGLSSKVQNFSDDKLNSLLVAISAEVDGQKRLALAGEAQKYLLDQAYVIPIFEEPQVFAGAPYLKGVSFEAVGRPAFYGAWLDKH
- a CDS encoding methionine ABC transporter ATP-binding protein, giving the protein MIVLTNVSKVFKDNNEPIVAVDNVSLRVERGQIYGIIGYSGAGKSTLIRLLNGLEKPSAGSVLVAGQDIARASGESLRQARLKISMIFQHFNLLWSRNVSENIAFSMQIAGTPKAAIRQRVAELIALVGLQGREHAYPSQLSGGQKQRVGIARALANSPAVLLCDEATSALDPQTTDSILDLLLDINRRLNLTIVLITHEMHVVRKICERVAVMDNGRVVEEGDVLNVFTHPQQPITRQFVKQVSQYREPLPDLAPELLQNLPGVVLKLTFLGLSVRRPVVGELTLRYNLPFNILHGNVTQTANGIFGELWLHAEIDPGRLDNILADLRQHNITAEVVEHA